TCTGTCAGAAAGTGTTTACGTTACAGGACAAGTTACTTTTcagtgtctgaaatggcaccctattctctttatagtgcattGATTTTgagtagggccctggtcaaaagtagtgcactaaagagGTAATAGGGCACCATTGCTTATAAATCGGTAGTCaagtgagatgagatgagagctGATATCGCCTCCTACACATGTACTAAGCCTCGTTGAAAGCAGGAAATGTGACTCCACCGCTTTCAGATCAGTCTGCTGCTCTGGTTTAAATCAAAGTCCACAATTCCCATTTACAAAAGAGAACAATTAGTTAGAATTAGGACCCAAAGCCATTTCCTGTTTAATCTCATAATGGATGATGGGTGTAGAAACATAATAAGTTAAGGGCTGTATTGGCAAATAAATAAGTTAAATAGAATTATGTTCAATGATTCATAATGAATAGGAGCAAATTGATGGGGGCCTCTTgcgctctcactctctttctcactctctgcaTTTTTTAGTCACTAATGTAATTGAAACGTAACCCCTACTGTGTCCAGTCCACCTGCAGATTCTGCTGGCAGTGGGTCTGGGAGTGTTCTGCTTCTGCCTGGTGCTGGGCTGTCTACTGTGTTGGCGGAGAGGGAAGTATCATCCACCAGAGGACAAAGAGTCTGCACTGTCCCCTTCCTCAGCCACGTGTGAACGGATCACCGTGACCCTGACCCCCTCCTCTGGCACCTTACCCATCAAGCAGCAGTATGAGGAGCTAGACGGGGATGTCCTGGACCTCCCCTCCCACAATAGCAGCTCCTCCCCCTCTGAGAATGACCTCACCACCCTGCCCTTTGAACCTCGCCCCCGGTCGTCCTCCTCTGAGCTGAGGTCCTCCCCCAGGTCCTGCTTCCCCATGCGTCGCCTCAGCACCCCGGTagtgtcctcctcctcccactacaAGCCTTCAGGCCATGGCCGTGCCTCCCTGCCCTCCATCCCCAAACTGGGCCTAGTCTCCAAGACCCGTCGGGCGCTGGAACGCCGCTACTCCGTGAACGGTGACAACTTCCTGTACAGCGAACAGAGCCGCCTGACCAGCCCTCGCAGTGCCATGCACCCTCCTGGCCCTCAGAGGGAGCTGTCCCAGCCACAGTATGGCTCCAGCTCCAGCTCCCTATCCATCCCCACCAAGCCTGCTCCTCTCCTACACTTCTCCCTACTCTTTTCCCCGGCACGGGGCACTCTGACCACCAACATCATGGGCCTGTCCGGGGCGGCACGGCGGCGCAGTGGGGTGTTCGTACGAGCCAGCCTGCCCCCGCTCTGCCCCTCACCCCAGCAGGGGGCATCTCGGCGGCCCAGCCTCAGCCCAGAGATACAGTGCCAGAGCCTTGTGCTACAGGTGGGCTCTGTGGAAGAGCTCCGCGCCTGCACCCTCCGGCTGGCTGTGTTCAGCAGGGACTTTTCAGGCCTGAGAGAGACAGCGCTGGGAAAGCTGGAGATGCCTTGTGGGGAGATGGACTGGGAGCCCGACACAACTGTCACCTACACCAGGGAGCTCACCCCCACCAGGAGTAGGCTGAAAAGGGTAACACATTTTGCCTGTCATTTTACAAGCCTAGGGCACTATCATAGAAATAGAACAACATAGATATATATagttattctatttctatgggcactaTAGCCCCACCATCTTAGACCTCTTTTTTCAGTTAACTTTACGCACAGCAAAACTACACACGCTGGGGCTATGAATAGCCCATATCATGTTTTATCTATGAGGGAATGTGTCAGGCTAATCTAATCAGAATAAGGACTGGGCCAGTGGCCGTTAGCAGTTTTTCCACTGTTGTTGGAGATGGTGACATTGTAGTTTGTGACTGGAGAGCAAACATGTGGAGTGCAGTGTGCCATGTCCTCTGTGGTGCTGTGGCGGCTGTGCCAGAAGGCATTACTGACAGCCTGAGCTGGCGAGGGTGTGGGTGAGAGGGAAAGAGCTAGGCCTCAGGCGCTGGGCTGAGCGAGCATGGTGATGTATGAATGGACATTATGTAGACACCATGTCTTATCAGTGGATCTCTCCGTGAGGCTGGATGGCAGGATGCAGGCACCTCTGATCTCAGCTACAAGGCACAGAGAGATGTCATGCATACTGCACATGTGATTGTGGGAAACTTCACGTGTATGAAGCTCAATGAGTTATCACCCAATGAGAAAATGAATAGAAGTAGAGAGATGGTAAATGACAGGTGGTgtgatgatgttgttgtgatcTCTAATGGTAATGTGGTGGTGCAATGAGATCAGATCTAAGTCACCATATTACTGTAATCTGTTATAGAATTATAACACTATTGTTCACAGAGTGGGTTCTCTTGGGCATAACATGATGACtactgactgagagacagagcaagTGAAGTGAATATCCCTTGTTGGGTGATATCCCATTAGATTCCACTGGTCTCACAAACACAGGCAGGCTCACAGCTGCATGCTCACTAGGTCTGGGCTCAGGGTGCCGTCGGCTCTATATAATCAACTAATGAGATTCATTATGGATGATAATTTAGTGGCAACAACATGTCGTTCTTTTTACCCTGTGTTTTCTACTTTAGTTACCTCAGGACACAAAGAAGAACATGTGCttaataaaacaacaacacactgtgctcgtctcttcttcttattaactcagcctctcccctcccagagTATGAGTTCCCAGGAGACGTTGGGTCGTAGGAAGAGTTCGCTCTGTGCTGCTCCACGGGCCCTGGGTCAGCTCTTCATTCTGCTGCAGTACCAGACACTGGCCCACCGCATCAAGGTGATGGTCCGCAAGGCTGAAAACCTGGCCAAACTCTCCCGGATGCCAGGAGCAGCAGGTATGATAGGTCCATTATCTTTCATCCCAAGCAACATACAGAACTGTCGACACTGACAGTGATACACATGCAGGAATCAATACACAACTCTGGTGTTGCCAGCACTATGCTTTAAGCCACTGAGACATTATTTAGAACCACCCCAAGCCCTTACAATCCCATATCCAGTCTCAGCCTTAGTCACAGTCATATTCCCAGGCCCCTGCCACCCTGATTGAGCTCCTTATGAGATTACAGATACTGATGGGCCTCATgtaatttcctctctctctctctcaagttgATTGTTGCTCTCTTGTCCCTACAGATCACTACGTAGTCATCAACCTCCGTCAGGATGGGAAGGTGATCAGTACGAAGGAGACCAAAGGGGCGGGAGGACACAACGCTGTGTGGAACGCTCCCTTTCTCTTTGACCTGCCTGTTGGTGACATCACTCAGCTGCCTCTTGCTCTGGAGTTCATCATCATGCAGGTAGAAATGACTCAGTGGTGAAGAATTAGGAGAGTGCAACCATGGATAATGTAATAACAGATAATGTAATAACTTGTTTGTCCACAGTTTTTATTACATCCTCAATTATGTTACAAGTCTTCCATCAAATGTATCTTCTGTGCATTTGCGTCTTACAACTATCTGAATGTTATCTTTATACAAAAGAAATGTCTCAGACCTCACTTTACTGTATATGGTCAGAGAGCAACCAATgaaacaactctctccaacaggGGCGGCTCTACAGGAAGAGCAGCATGCTGGGCCGTGTGTTGATTGGCTGCGAGGCCCCAGAGGCAGGACAGGGACACTGGAGGGACATGTGCAGTCAGGGACAGGTGGAGACAGCGTACTGGCACCCCATCACACCAGAAGTCGTTTAGGACTTTATAGCTGACCTTATGGAGGTGTCAGGAGGGTCAGGACGTTgctggagagaggacaggtgaTAGAGGGCTTGCCAGACTAATGGGACACGCACAAAGGAcgtccacctctacgcagacgacaccattctatatacttccggcccgtccttggacactgtgctatctaacctccaaacgagcttcaatgccatacagcactccttccgtggcctccaactgctcttaaacgctagtaaaaccaaatgcatgcttttcaaccgttcgctgcctgcacccgcacgcctgaccagcatcaccaccctggatggttccgaccttgaatatgtggacatctataagtacctaggtgtctggctagactctaaactctccttccagacccatatcaaacatctccaatcgaaaatcaaatcaagagtcggctttctattccgcaacaaagcctccttcactcacgccgccaaacttaccctagtaaaactgactatcctaccgatcctcgacttcggcgacgtcatctacaaaattgcttccaacactctactcagcaaactggatgcagtttatcacagtgccatccgttttgtcactaaagcaccttataccacccaccactgcgacttgtatgctctagtcggctggccctcgctacatattcgtcgccagacccactggctccaggtcatctacaagtccatgctaggtaaagctccgccttatctcagctcactggttacgatggcaacacccatccgtagcacgcgctccagcaggtgtatctcactgatcatccctaaagccaacacctcatttggccgcctttcgttccagttctctgctgcctgtgactggaacgaattgcaaaaatcgctgaagttggagacttttatctccctcaccaacttcaaacatctgctatccgagcagctaaccgatcgctgcagctgtacatagtctattggtaaatagcccacccattttcacctacctcatccccatactgtttttatttatttatttttatttttctgctcttttgcacaccaatctctacctgtacttaaccatctgatcatttatcactccagtgttaatctgcataattgtaattatttgcctaccttctcatgccttttgcacacaatgtatatatagactcccctttttttctactgtgttattgacttgttaatagtttactccatgtgtaactctgtgttgtctgttcacactgctatgctttatcttggccaggtcgcagttgtaaatgagaacttgttctcaactagcctacctggttaaataaaggtgaaataaaaaaataaaaaaataaaacagcaaATGGACTATCGGTGATGGTACCTGTAAACATATTGTGATGTCTTTGCATTTGACCTGTAGTCTGATACTTACTGTTCCCCACTGCCCTAACATGGAGATACAGGCCACAGGATGGACTGCCACTACTGCTGTATGATACCAGTTGCATGGATTTGTGTTATATGTTGGTGCTGTTTGTATCATAGAGAAAAATCGGTCAGACCCACACAtctttaaagctggaatccttaattgaaactaCGGCAAAGCGGCTGCCCCACctgtgttttggtaaaaagctgggGGATAAGCTTGGAGAAAGAtaatcactctcaaattcatagtcAGGACTGaacatccatgatatcaaaatgatagttttaaccatgttttgaggctatacagtgtttgtttgcatTTACATCGTTGACAAACATTGGAGTTAAACAAGcttgtattttgggttctgatggagtaGGACTGTTGAAATAAGCTCACGAGGCATTACAAGTTAtatttttcaagaatcaatgggtatactGTATCATTAATTCCAAAGTCCAAAGATGGGTGTGGCaactaaggattccagctttaatgaCCATTGCCTGAATTTGTTCTACTGTCAATGATTCTTaagtcatggtcaaaacacaatCATGGCCAAAACACTTCTTGAGTCATGGCCAAAACACTTCTAATCGTGGTTTATTGTGACGTTCTGTGTCAGTATTTGTCCTCAGCCTTGATCTCTGCTTGCTTTGTTTGTGTTTTGCTCTTGTGGTACTTGTGGTCTGTGCTACAAAGATTGGGATCTTTGCCAGACATTAGCGTGATTGAAAAAGTGATAAAGTGATCATCATGCGCCATACTCATGAAGACAGGAGTCTGAAAAGCCATTTTGCGTACATCAATCAGCCAACAATTGATGACTGTAACTGTGTAGGCATTCCTTTTAAGGGACTTATAGTGTACACATGTCATGGGACTTTCATTTATTTTAATCAACATTGATAAATGGAATGCCTGTCTTGTATTGCTAAAACTGCATATGTATGCTTTTTAACCGAGAAAGCTCTCACAGTTGACATGTGTCTCTGAATGATAGCGATGTGATGAAGATACCATATGTTCTGTCATATTTATAGATAGTATATGTTCCATGCACTAGAATATTACATGCACCTAACATTATTACAAACAAAATACCACAGTTGACTACTGGAGTAAAATGCCTGATATGGAAAGACTTGTAGAACTCAATCTTCAGTCATTGTTTCTTATGTAGTGCTGATGGCATGTCTTTTGATGGTTATAAATATCCATATGTAGCAATGTTGCtgccgtccctctccttgctccaACCTGGGCTCAAACaagggaccctctgaacacatcaacaactgcctcgcacaaagcattgttagctaTCGCTCCAAAAAAGCCATGACGTTTGCAGAgaaagggaaacaactacttcaaggtctcagagtgagtgagtgagtgacgtcaccgattgaaatgctactgGGGTGcatcgctaactagctagccggtTCACACTGGTTACACATAGATTGAGTTTAAAGAGCAAAGCTGATGTAATCCAACACCTAGGGTGCTCTTACGTCATGATTGACGGTTGTTCAGAGAGACATCACAATGTGTAAATAAAAGTGGGATATTTTTGTATCTCTGAGGATTAGTCAGCAGAAAAGAGATTTCTCTCTTAATTCCCTGCATAAAACTAACCCAATTAATCGGTCAGCTCTGCTGCCCTTTCTACTACAGTACGTACGACCCCCACACTGTCGTGGTTCCGGATATCAATTTATAGCTCAAtcacttacagtgcatttggaaagtactcagaccccttcatTTTTTCTACAAtttgttattctaaaatggatttaaaaaaagtaatcctcatcaatctacacacaaaaatcagacccttttctatgagacttgaaattgagctcaggcgcatcctctttccattgatcatcctttagatatttctacaacttcattggagcccacctgtggtaaattcaaatcaaatcgtatttgtcacatacacatggttagcagatgttaatgcgagtgtagcgaaatgcttgtgcttctagtttcaacaatgcagtaataaccaacgagtaatctaacctaacaactccacaactactacctcatacacacaagtgtaaagggataaagaatatgtacataaagatacatgaatgagtgatggtgcagaacggcataggcaagatgcagtagatggtacagagtacagtatatacatatgagatgagtaatgtaaggtatataaacaaagtggcatagtttagggggggggggggggctagtgatacatgtattacaagaagatgcagtagatgatatagagtacagcatatacatatacatatgagatgagtaatgtagggtatgtaaacattatattaagtggcattgtttaaagtggctagtgatacatttttacatcaatttacattattaaagtggctggagttgagtcagtatgttggcagcagcccctcaatgttagtggtggctgtttaacagtctgatggccttgagatagaagctgtttttcagtctctcggtccctgctttgatgcacgtgtactgacctcgccatctggatgatagcggggtggacaggcagtggctcgggtggttgttgtccttgatgatcattatagccttcctgtgacatcgggtggtgtaggtgttctggagggcaggtagtttgcccctggtgatgcgttgtgcagacctcactaccctctggagagccttacggttgtgggcggagcagttgccgaaccaggcggtgatacagcccgacaggatgctctcgattgtgcatctgtagaagtttgtgagcgcttttggtgacaagccaaatttcttcagcctcctgaggttgaagaggcgctactgcgccttcttcacaacgctgtctgtgtgggtggaccaattcagtttgtctgtgatgtgtacgctgaggaacttaaaacttactaccctctccactactgtcccgtcgatgtagataggggggtgctccctctgctgtatcctgaagttcacaatcatctctgttttgttgacgttgagtgtgaggttattttcctgacaccacactccgagggccctcacctcctccctgtaggccgtctcgtcgttgttggtaatcaagcctaccactgtagtgtcgtccgcaaacttgatgattgagttggaggcgtgcatggccacgcagtcgtgggtgagcagggagtacaggagagaacacccttgtggggccccagtgttgaggatcagtggggtggagattatgttacctaccctcaccatctgggggcggcccgtcaggaagtccagtacccagttgcacagggcagggtctcgagcttgatgacgagtttggagggtattatggtgttaaatgctgagctgtagtcgatgaacagcattctcacataggtattcctcttgtccagatgggttagggccgtatgcagtgtggttgcgattgcgtcgtctgtgtacctattggggcggtaatcaaattggagtgggtctagggtgtcaggtacggtggaggtgatatggtccttgactagtctctcaacgcacttcatgatgacggaagtgactgctacggggcggtagttgtttagctcagttaccttagctttcttgggaacaggaacaatgatggccctcttgaagcatgtggcaacagcagactgggataaggattgattgaatatgtccgtaaacacaccagccagctggtctgcgcatgctctgaggatgcggctggggatgccgtctgggcctccagccttgcgagggttaacacgtttaacacgtttaaatgttttactcatgtcggctgcagtgaaggagagcccgcaggttttggtagcgggccgtgtcagtggcactgtattgtcctcaaagcgtaTTGTCCtccaattgattggatatgatttggaaaggcacataaaaaaaacaaaatcaaatcaaattgtatttgtcacatacacatgcttgtgtttccagctccaacagtgcagtaatatctaacaattcataacaataaacacaatacacacaacctaaaagtaaaagtataataaTGGAATGAATGAATatgtaaatattaggatgagcaatgttggAGAGGCATAgacaaaaatacagtagaatagaatacagtatatacatatgagatgatgcaaaaatatgtaaacattattaaagtgactagtgttccattattaaagtggccagtgatttcaagtctatgcatatggggcagcagcctctaaggttcaGGGTTACGTAACCGGGTAGAAGCCGCGTAGTGAtgtctatttaacagtctgatggccttgagatagaacctgtttttcagtctctccgtcccacacacctgtctatataaggtcccacatttgacagtgcatgtcagagcaaaaaccaagccatgaggtcaaaggtatTGTCTGTAGAGTGCCGAGGCAGGACTGTGTTGAGGCCAGTGGTGACCCGACATTCAGGGCAGAGAGCTTCTTGAGTAagacagctccaaaatgcaggtgtttcagcctaactcagcgctttctgtggtggtgtggcagccagcggaaaatacacaGCGTAGgcgttggtaatgttctctagttgcgccatgattggctcagtgtcctgtcactcatggggaaacTACGTCACTGCCAAAACTAAGGgtagagcttgaaaattcaagcccctttggtgctgccatagagttacattagaagtgaccatccaagaaggctcaaggtcatttgccacagataaaattaagtcaaatcacgttatacctacagtagctttgattggactgatcatgtcaacaacaaactttcaaaatcttagctagaagGCTagtagtcatcatcatgaatcaagtcaacaatctactgacAAATACTTTTTAATTATTgtaatatgaagagaaattatgaagagaaattatatatAAAACGAAtaggtgctcatcggccattggacataaacattacacaggttggaaatcgcaaattcatcaatgagtggtttggaaggcgtgtgcaaagctgtcatcaaaacaaagggtggctacttagaagactctaaaatctcaaatctatttagatttgtttaatactatttttggttactacatgattccatgtgtgttatttcatcattgtgatgtcttcactattattatacaatgtagaaaagagtaaaaataaagaataacccttgaatgagtaggtgtgtccaaacttttgactgggactgtaCCGCCAAAAGGTTTTGGATATCTGCTCATTTGTAGAGCCAGTATCAACTATTGCAGAAGGCTAACTCGCTGTCACCCTCTAGAGGTTCACCCATTAAAACAGACAGTGTTATTCATGTGCTCTAAGAGTAAACACACTCTCATATAACAGAGTAAGAAGGTCATGCCCCCCTTTCAGTACTTTCACTTTGCGAACATCAACTATATGTAGTCATAGCAACATACCAATTATCATAAGTATTACTACAGAGGCCATAATAGGCTGTGGATCCAGTCCCTGGTAGCTGTCTGTCCATTAGCCGGACTCATACAGGCAATACAGACTGGCAAGAGTTGCACCAGACTCTACAGGTGTGGACGGGAGGTTTAGCCATCAGTGAAAATCAGAACATAACCAGAACATGAGCttttacactgtctgtctgtctctccctcccgccctccctctcctctctctcacattgCGAACGTCACGCCTATTGATCCTGGTTATGAGCGAAAGCAGAGCAAGGGAAGATCAATATCCTTGGCTCGGTGGGTAAAGACACAGAGGGAGGTGACTCACCTTGAGGGGACAACTGTTTTTAAGAGAGAGGTTGCTCCCCCCTACCCCACCACCCCCAGAAAGAGGCTGGTGGATAGAGAGTAAAGGTCAGTGAGTGGATCTCTCGGGGGAGACAGAGTTAGGCTGAATAGTAGAGTAGGACCACAGTTTTTGTATATTAGGACCCCCTGTTACAGTTTTCTTCCggcgaaggagaggcggaccaaaacgcagcgtggttatttcgattcatgtttaataaaaaagataaacacaaacgtaaaaacctaaacagccctatctggtacaaacacagagacaggaacaatcacccacgaaacactcaaagaatatggctgcgtaaatatggttcccaatcagagacaacaataaacacctgcctctgattgagaaccactccagacagccatagactatgctagaaaaccccactataccacaatcccaatacctacaaaaaccccaagacaaaacacaccacataataaacccatgtcacaccctggcctgaccaaaataataaagaaaacacaaaatactaagaccagggcgtgacacccccGCTTAATTTATTCTGAAGAATGCTTCGCACGTGCTTGATCAGAAATGGCTGTTTCTCCGATGAATACAGTGCAGCACCGCCATCTATTGGCCTGATGGACTACTAATGCTAAAGCATGTAGAATATACAATTTAGGTTAATTAAGATAAATACATCAAGAAATTGGTTTAAaaagataaaaaataataaaggGGGGTCGGTTTTTAGTGACTTTGTTTTCAGCTTATTACATATGTCTGTTTGAAGTATATGCAAATCGATTATACAAGTGGTtaggcattttcaacacacaaATGTTTCTAAAAAGAAAACTAGAAGAGAAGTAGACAATTTCTCCTCAACCCTCAACTATGAAAGACTGTCatctatgttgttgatgttagttctgtgtgTGCAGTTAAGGGCAGTAGCGATGCGTGGATAAAATCACTGTGGAAGCCAAGCTAGAAAGAAATGCCATATTACAatctatgtgttgtgataattgcgttgcttgatctataacctgttagttcatatgccttgagaCTGTGATATATAGGCTttaggccgagacaataagaagtgGCAGGATAAATTGAACCAcacttttgtttcatcacaaaacccaagagcaacatctgtctggtgaagtccacagaacatattgcctgtaacaaacatgacctacagcatggtcaagcaagttagtGTTTCCGACATTTTTGGACtgctaaacaactattgatttacaAGCACAGAGAGTCCAGCACCATtttaacatcatcaaatcacctaggCTTAGCTTAATACAGTTACAACTAAAAGATagcaaaaactatttagtccaatcaacggaagctgaatatgatgtggctgtccatggttctgatttctgtgtgtgtatgtgcgtgcgtgcatgtagaaaaacatgttgactcaccctacttgtagagaaacgccaatgccattcTCCTCTCTTTCACATTGAAGAAACTGTCTATCActatgtcatacagtacacacttttattttttgttgtcctaggctacctggctaaaatgcttagttgctagcctaacttcctttcatggacaactttagctagttaacattagccttctacatctagctacatattgaaatTTCCATCTTCTCAGGActggggcacaatgtatgaatttatagTTGGATCAGCATTGCCGTTATAATCATTAgccagtacagagaattaagtaaaaccacaagtccaactccctatctccatccatggctaaagCAAAGGGGAcattttagcaagctagctagctatccactggaggacaacaacacaaagagatgcaacaattcaagttgtttctgtcaatgaaagggaaaagggaaagggggatacctagtcagttgtacaactgaatgccttcaactgaaatgtgtctccacatttaacccaacccctctgaatcagaaaggtgcgggggactgccttaatcgacatccacgtctttcaTTCGATGCCACCTGCGGCAACGTCAtacttcttttgaccagacactaccagaaagatggcctacacatacagagacagaggggcgctgtttcgctcactcggatgctttctccagtgagacATATTCAGCCTCTTCTGAATTGgacaattatgaaacacagagtgACGAAAGACAACTATTATAATTTTTCTTACTGAATTtattggggaagcctggcttcccttggtatccatgaatacacaccactggttaagggcaaggcgtgctgcttggttttgagccagctgcagctttgctagggCTTTGCTGCATCTGACCATATTACAGCACAGTAATCAAGATTGGATAAAACCGAAGCCTGGACAACTAGTACAGTTCATCTTTGTGTCAAAAACTCAGATGATCTTTTTATAATAGACATACCTCTCCACAActtcacaacaactttgtcaatatgacttgacAATGATAACTAACCATCCAATGGTACTCCTAGGAGTTCAGCTTCCTTCAACATTTTAGCTTTATGTGGCAAATCATTTGCAAAAATAGCCAAAGGCATCTGCCCTGAGTGATACcgcactgtacatatctgatgtAAGA
The genomic region above belongs to Oncorhynchus mykiss isolate Arlee chromosome 6, USDA_OmykA_1.1, whole genome shotgun sequence and contains:
- the LOC110526364 gene encoding synaptotagmin-4 produces the protein MTQYALGVHLQILLAVGLGVFCFCLVLGCLLCWRRGKYHPPEDKESALSPSSATCERITVTLTPSSGTLPIKQQYEELDGDVLDLPSHNSSSSPSENDLTTLPFEPRPRSSSSELRSSPRSCFPMRRLSTPVVSSSSHYKPSGHGRASLPSIPKLGLVSKTRRALERRYSVNGDNFLYSEQSRLTSPRSAMHPPGPQRELSQPQYGSSSSSLSIPTKPAPLLHFSLLFSPARGTLTTNIMGLSGAARRRSGVFVRASLPPLCPSPQQGASRRPSLSPEIQCQSLVLQVGSVEELRACTLRLAVFSRDFSGLRETALGKLEMPCGEMDWEPDTTVTYTRELTPTRSRLKRSMSSQETLGRRKSSLCAAPRALGQLFILLQYQTLAHRIKVMVRKAENLAKLSRMPGAADHYVVINLRQDGKVISTKETKGAGGHNAVWNAPFLFDLPVGDITQLPLALEFIIMQGRLYRKSSMLGRVLIGCEAPEAGQGHWRDMCSQGQVETAYWHPITPEVV